ACATCATGGTAGCTCTGGCGGAGGCGATCGTCGCCAGCAGCCCCGGCCTCGGGCCAGATCTTGGCGTGCACCGCTTGGGCCGCCACTTCAACCTCCATGGCGGGTCGCCAGCCCAAATTGCCCTCGTCGTAGGCGTGAAAGCTGGTGGTGTAATAGTCGGGATAGATGAGGTAAGGATTTTGCACCGCTTCTAAATCGGTCTGCCAGAGGGGCGACAGCTCCTCGTTCTCAGCCGTGGATAGCCCAACTTCTGTACGACGGCTCTGCAAGGCCTGAACTCGTTCCCGCCAGGGTACGCCGATAGTTTCGGCCCGCGTCACCATCATGTGGCGGGCACGGCCCTTGGCAAAATTCCACAGGGGCTTAATGGCGAGCACCTGATTCACCACGCTGGAAAGCAGGTTGGGAGCAGAGGTAGCAGTCATAGCGGCCGCAGTGTTAGAACAGCCCCTATTTTAAGAGGTGAGGGGTAGCTGAATCCACAGGATGTAGCACAGCTAGAAGCCAGCTTTCAGCAGAGCATCCCAGATTTGGTGGGCCATCTCCAACTTGGTGCAGGGAGGAATCGGAAGCTTGTCGCCCGCTTGAGTGAGCAGGACGGCCTGGTTGCGATCGCCCCCAAACCCACTTCCTGCCACATCAATAGGGTTCGCCACGATCGCATCTAAACCCTTACGCTGTAGCTTATCCAACGCTGGGGGAATGATGTCGCCGGTCTGGGCCGCAAAGCCAATCAGCCGCTGGTGGGGCGATCGCTTTTGAGACAAATCGGCCACAATGTCGGGCACCTGGGCCAGGGGTAGGGATTGGGGCAGATCTGCTTTGGCCAACTTAGTGGCGGCCTGGGTCGCTGGTTTCACATCCGCTACCGCCGCCGCCATCACAATCCAGTCGGCCTGGGGTAGGTTGGTCAGCATCGCCCGGTGCATCTCTTCAGCCGTGGTAATGCTCACGGTTTGGATGCCGCCCAGGCGGGCTTTGAGGGATTCCTCCATCGGTCCGTGAACGAGGGTGACGGTCGCGCCACGGTGAAGAGCAGCCTGGGCCAAGGCCATCCCCATTTTGCCGCTAGCGGGGTTGCCGATAAAGCGCACGGGATCTAAAAACTCGCGGGTGCTGCCGGTGCTGATCAGCAGGTGCTTCCCTACTAGGTCGCGCCGCCCGCCGCTGTGCAGCAGCGAGTGAATGTGGGTGAGGATGTCCTCCGGCTCGGCCATGCGCCCGGTGCCGATGCGATCGCAGGCCAGCACCCCACTACCTGGATCAATGCTGTGGTAGCGCGGATCCTGAAGTAGCTGGTGCCAGTTGCGCTGCACGGCCTGCTGCTGCCACATGTCGGTATTCATCGCTGGGGCTAGCAGCACCGGGCAGGTCGAGGCCAGCACGGTATTGGTCAGCAAATTATCGGCTAGGCCATGGGCCAGCTTGCCTAGCGTGTTAGCGCTCAGGGGGGCAATCACCAGCAGCTCAGCCCATTCGCCCAGCTCAATGTGCAGCGGCCGTCCCTGGGTTGCCTGCCAAAAATTCTCGTCTGTATAGGCAGGGTGTCTGGCCAGGGTCGCCACCGTCAGGGGCGGAATGAAGGCCTGCCCTTGCTGGGTCAGCACAACACGCACTGCTAGACCTGCCTTGGCCAGCGACGAAATCACCGAGCAGATCTTATAGGCTGCAATACCGCCGCTAATGCCTATCAGCACTCGACGGGGAGCGTCCACGGCTGTAGAACTACTTGCCATCCCAAACCCGACGCCGGTCATCTCAATTTTAAGAACGACACTTCTGCCGGGGCAAACAACCGTTTGCCCCGGCAGAAGCGGGGGTATCTAGGCAGGATTTAGCCGCCAACGGTCTACGACTCATCGTAGGCTTCGAGGTCGAGCAAATAGACGTAGGATTCAACTAACTCGGGTCGCTGAAAGGCGATCGCCCGAAGCAGGTGCCAGTCTTGCAGTCCCTCAAAGGCATTCTCGTAGGCATCGGTCTCTAGGCGAGTAGCCAGCTCAGCCACCGTGTCCGGTGTCATATCTGAGACGGTTTGCGGTGAAACGTGTAGGCTCAGCATAGTCTTTTCCCCCTTGGTGACGTTTGCCTCAGAGCCGCACGGGTGCAGCCAGGGTCAATTCACTCTCCCTTTAGGATAAAGGTTTGGTCAGGGATTCCCGCTGGCCTGCCGCAAATCTTCGCAAAACCCGGCAATTAGCCCCATTACCTGAGGTGGAATTTCATGCCCCATGGCCATTTCCTGCCAGGTCACGGGTTGGCCAATGGCGGTGAGGGCGTCGTTGGCCTGCTGGGCCTTGCCGATCGGCACCACTGCATCGAAGGTGCCGTGCACCATCATTACTGAGCGGGGGCTCACCGGAGCCTGTGCAGGGCTGTGCAGGTAGCCGCTGAGAATGATCTGCCCGGCCAGAGGCAGCTGCGACCCCACGTCTAGCGCCATCGCCCCCCCTTGGGAAAACCCAGCCAAAATGGTGCGCTCTAGGGGAATTTTGGTGGTTTGAGGCAGCATTGACATCCAGAGCTTGAGCCGCTCTCGACTGATCTGGAGGTCGGTGTGGGTCTCAAAATCGTAGGGACGGCGAAAATCATAGCTGTTGGGGAAGTTGTACCACATGCGGCCCCCTGGGGCCTGGGGATGGGGCCAGGGCGCATCGGGAAAGACCATTGAGAAGTTGGCTATTTCTAAATAGGGGGCTAAGCCGATTAGGTCGGCGGCGTTGGCCCCCCAGCCGTGGAGAGCCACTAGGCACCAATCAGCGGTGCCATCGGTGGGGCCATAGGTCAGGGCTTGAAGCGGT
The sequence above is a segment of the Nodosilinea sp. FACHB-141 genome. Coding sequences within it:
- the coaBC gene encoding bifunctional phosphopantothenoylcysteine decarboxylase/phosphopantothenate--cysteine ligase CoaBC, whose translation is MDAPRRVLIGISGGIAAYKICSVISSLAKAGLAVRVVLTQQGQAFIPPLTVATLARHPAYTDENFWQATQGRPLHIELGEWAELLVIAPLSANTLGKLAHGLADNLLTNTVLASTCPVLLAPAMNTDMWQQQAVQRNWHQLLQDPRYHSIDPGSGVLACDRIGTGRMAEPEDILTHIHSLLHSGGRRDLVGKHLLISTGSTREFLDPVRFIGNPASGKMGMALAQAALHRGATVTLVHGPMEESLKARLGGIQTVSITTAEEMHRAMLTNLPQADWIVMAAAVADVKPATQAATKLAKADLPQSLPLAQVPDIVADLSQKRSPHQRLIGFAAQTGDIIPPALDKLQRKGLDAIVANPIDVAGSGFGGDRNQAVLLTQAGDKLPIPPCTKLEMAHQIWDALLKAGF
- a CDS encoding DUF2555 domain-containing protein, whose amino-acid sequence is MLSLHVSPQTVSDMTPDTVAELATRLETDAYENAFEGLQDWHLLRAIAFQRPELVESYVYLLDLEAYDES
- a CDS encoding alpha/beta hydrolase produces the protein MLPTEQPLQALTYGPTDGTADWCLVALHGWGANAADLIGLAPYLEIANFSMVFPDAPWPHPQAPGGRMWYNFPNSYDFRRPYDFETHTDLQISRERLKLWMSMLPQTTKIPLERTILAGFSQGGAMALDVGSQLPLAGQIILSGYLHSPAQAPVSPRSVMMVHGTFDAVVPIGKAQQANDALTAIGQPVTWQEMAMGHEIPPQVMGLIAGFCEDLRQASGNP